Genomic window (Psychromonas sp. L1A2):
GAACGTTTTCGTGAAGGCACTAAAGATAGTGACGTTATTATTGTTGAAGGCTTAGTACCAACAGATAAGCACCAATTTGCTAATAACATCAACTACAGTATCGCTAAAGCACTCAGTGCAGAAATGGTATTTGTAACGCATCCTAGTAATGACACTTCGCAACAACTTAAAGAGCGCATGGAAATTGCTGTCTCTTCATTTGGCGGCAAAGAAAACAAACGTATTGCTGGTTGTATTATCAATAAAGTAGGCGCGCCTATTGATGAAAATGATAAAACAGGCGTTGATATCACTGAAGTATTTGATATTCCAGAAGCGAGTATCAATAACAATCTTGAAGTGTTACAAATGTTCAGCAAAAGTCCACTGCCTATCTTAGGTTGTATACCATGGAGCGCTGACTTAATTGCGCCTCGTGTTAAAGACTTAGCGGTTCATTTAGAAGCAAAAATTCTGAACAAAGGCGACCTAGAAAATCGCCGTCTACATTCAGTCACATTCTGTGCTCGTTCAATTCCAAATATGGTTGAGCATTTTAAAGCAGGCTCAATGTTAGTAACTTCTGGCGACCGTAGTGATGTAATCATCGCAACTTGTCTAGCTGTAATGAATGGCATGAAGATCGGCTGTTTACTACTAACAGGCGATTACATGCCTGAAGAAGAAGTATTAAAACTTTGTAGAAGCGCAATGGATTCAGGTTTACCTGTATTGCTTATAAAAAGTAATACTTGGCAGACAGCTCAACGCTTACAAAACTTCAACATGGAAATTCCAGTTGATGACCTTGAGCGTATTGAGAAAGTACAAGAATACATCGCGAGCCACATTGATAAGCATTGGTTAAATACATTAACTGAAGACTCTTCATTATCTCGTCGTTTATCTCCACCAGCATTCCGTTACCACTTAACTGAATTAGCTCGTAAAGCAAATCAACGTATTGTTTTACCTGAAGGTGAAGAACCACGTACGATTCAAGCAGCTATTATTTGTGCACAACGTGGTATTGCTAAACCTGTTCTATTAGGTAATCCTGAAGAGATTCATCGTATAGCTACACAACAAGGCATTGTCATCTCTGATGAAGTCGAAATTGTTAACCCTATCGATGTGATTGAACAATACGTAGCACCTATGGTTGCATTACGTAAAGGTAAAGGCCTAACGGAAGTCGTTGCTCGTGAGCAATTACAAGACCCTGTAGTACTAGGTACTATGATGTTAGCTGAAGGTGAAGTTGCTGGTCTAGTATCAGGTGCTGTACATACAACGGCAAATACTATTCGTCCTGCATTACAGTTGATTAAAACGGCACCAGGCGCAAGCTTAGTCTCTTCAATCTTCTTCATGTTATTGCCAGACCAAGTATTAGTTTACGGTGACTGTGCAATAAACCCAGACCCAACAGCAGACCAATTAGCAGATATCGCAATTCAATCTGCTGATTCAGCAATTGCCTTTGGTATTGACCCAAAAGTAGCGATGATCAGTTACTCTACTGGTAATTCTGGTGCCGGTTCTGATGTTGAAAAAGTACGTGAAGCAACTAAAATTGCACAAGAGCGTCGTCCTGACTTATTAATAGATGGCCCATTACAATATGATGCTGCTGTTATGGAAAATGTTGCAAAAAGTAAAGCACCAGATTCTAAAGTCGCAGGTCAAGCAACGGTATTCATCTTCCCTGATTTGAATACAGGTAACACGACATACAAAGCGGTACAACGTAGTGCTAACTTGATCAGTATCGGTCCGATGCTACAAGGTATGCGTAAACCAGTTAATGACTTGTCACGTGGTGCATTAGTAGATGATATTGTTTACACCATCGCGTTAACAGCAATTCAAGCAACGCAAGCAAACGAAAAAGCAGCTTTACTAGAAAAATAATTTTATGATTAATTTTAAACTTCTCTAAAGCTCGTTGATTGAGCGCTAAGCTCTGCAATAAAAGCCCCATTTACCTTTATTAAGTAAGATAAAGATAAATGGGGCTTTTTTATGAGCGCACCATTTAAATTGACATTAAAAGTAGTAATTTTTGATTTAAAATGCTGGTAAGCTACACCTAATATAGTTAAACCGAATCCTAAAAAATAATATTTA
Coding sequences:
- the pta gene encoding phosphate acetyltransferase; translation: MARTIMLIPIGSGVGVTSVSLGMIRAMERQGVAVNFYKPIAQPRQGDLGTERSTTTLRNSSNILPPEPFAMKYAENLISSGRTSELLENIVERFREGTKDSDVIIVEGLVPTDKHQFANNINYSIAKALSAEMVFVTHPSNDTSQQLKERMEIAVSSFGGKENKRIAGCIINKVGAPIDENDKTGVDITEVFDIPEASINNNLEVLQMFSKSPLPILGCIPWSADLIAPRVKDLAVHLEAKILNKGDLENRRLHSVTFCARSIPNMVEHFKAGSMLVTSGDRSDVIIATCLAVMNGMKIGCLLLTGDYMPEEEVLKLCRSAMDSGLPVLLIKSNTWQTAQRLQNFNMEIPVDDLERIEKVQEYIASHIDKHWLNTLTEDSSLSRRLSPPAFRYHLTELARKANQRIVLPEGEEPRTIQAAIICAQRGIAKPVLLGNPEEIHRIATQQGIVISDEVEIVNPIDVIEQYVAPMVALRKGKGLTEVVAREQLQDPVVLGTMMLAEGEVAGLVSGAVHTTANTIRPALQLIKTAPGASLVSSIFFMLLPDQVLVYGDCAINPDPTADQLADIAIQSADSAIAFGIDPKVAMISYSTGNSGAGSDVEKVREATKIAQERRPDLLIDGPLQYDAAVMENVAKSKAPDSKVAGQATVFIFPDLNTGNTTYKAVQRSANLISIGPMLQGMRKPVNDLSRGALVDDIVYTIALTAIQATQANEKAALLEK